CTCACCGCCACTGCCCCCCAACCCCCGCCACCATGGCCGTATGACGGCCTCCTTCCACGCCACCCGAGCCCACTCCTTCAACGCCGCCGCAGCCCAGTACGCCGCCAACCGCCCCTCCTACCCGCCCGCCCTCTTCCACGCCGTCGAGGAGCTGGCCGGTCGCCCACTCGCCGGCGCCAGGGTCGCGGACATCGGCGCCGGCACCGGCATCGCGACCGCCCTCCTGGACGCCCGCGGCGCCGACGTCATCGCTGTGGAGCCCGGTGATGGCATGGCGGCCCAGTTCCGCCACAGCCACCCCGACATCCCGATCCTCAAAGGCAACGGCAACACCCTCCCCCTGGCCACCGACTCCCTCGACTTCCTCACCTACGCCCAGGCCTGGCACTGGACCGACCCCACCCTCGCCGTCCCGGAAGCCCTCCGAGTCCTGCGCCCGGGCGGCGCGCTCGCCCTGTGGTGGAACACCGACGCCCTCGACGTGCCGTGGATCGCCGAGGCCGCCGACCGCATCGGCCGCCACTTCGGCACCGCACCCACCGAGGAGAAGAAGGGGGCCGCGGCCCCCACCCAAGCCGCCGACCCCACCGGCCGCCTCGACTTCGCTCGCCGCCAGGTCCGCTGGAGCCGCCGCATCCCCGTCGACACCCACCTCGCCAACATCGGCAGCCACTCGATCTTCCTGGTCCACGGCGAGGAGTCGAGCGCCGCCTTCCTCGCCGAGGAGCGTCAGCACCTGATGCGGACCTTCCCCGACGGAATCGTCGAAGAGGTCTACGACGTCGACCTGCTCGTCGCCATCAACACCTGACGCCCACCAGGAGCGGCCCTACGACGCCGCACCC
The nucleotide sequence above comes from Streptomyces sp. NL15-2K. Encoded proteins:
- a CDS encoding class I SAM-dependent methyltransferase; amino-acid sequence: MTASFHATRAHSFNAAAAQYAANRPSYPPALFHAVEELAGRPLAGARVADIGAGTGIATALLDARGADVIAVEPGDGMAAQFRHSHPDIPILKGNGNTLPLATDSLDFLTYAQAWHWTDPTLAVPEALRVLRPGGALALWWNTDALDVPWIAEAADRIGRHFGTAPTEEKKGAAAPTQAADPTGRLDFARRQVRWSRRIPVDTHLANIGSHSIFLVHGEESSAAFLAEERQHLMRTFPDGIVEEVYDVDLLVAINT